The DNA segment TTATAACGTCGTTGGTCACGTCATACTCCACTCATTGATATTGTATGACTAAAAAATTGTGCGGCTCGCTGTAAatcagctgtaactgacaagGTGGCCCGCGACAGCGAATAGTTTCATCACCCCTGCTTTAGGTGATGAGCATCAATAAATTTGCCGTTTACAATGGTTACGTTTAGTTAATTTAAACTTTGGATTTATGGAAAtctatgcttttgtttttcatttacgTATTTGGATaatgttttgttaatgttCGGATTTCTTGTATGAGTTGGAGTTATTTTTCCAATGTTTTTTGATATTATTGCTTTTAATATATCTGGCTGTTAACTTTGAATGCTTGACGTGCTTGTAATGCTGTATAATTTCCTTAATGCGATATTTCAACTAAAATTGTTGTAAACATTATGTTTAAGCGTTTAATCAGCTTATTGTCAACGTCTAACACACCAAGCTTTTCAGTGTGCAGCCTCCATATTTGTTTACATGTTTAACACTATTGTTCACGTAGTGCAGCAAATACCAAAAtcagtttatttatttgtgtttAGTATAGTTCGTTACGAGTAAGTGATTAGTTTGCTGTAATTTGTGATGTCCAATGCGGACAATCTGGGTGTCAATGATGATGCATTATTTAGGTATGTATTTCCTGCACAGTATATATTCTGCAAACTAGAAAGTCTGTTAAATCTAATGcaagttgctttaaaatattattggtGTCCGAGCtagattattatttttcagtggcaaaaaagtgacaaaagatgtgaaaaaaaaagttttatcagAAAAGAAAGCTCATGAAATTGTGCAACAATTGCTCGAAGAGAAGATACCAGAAAGCTTCTTCACAACTGCTGTTAGTATGTGCCTCATGGTCATGAATACCAACTTTGACTAAGTGCTGAATATTCCATGAATCAACTAGAAGTTGTGCAAGAGCCTGCGCAGCTTCAAAGATGCACTTGAATGGCTTGTATCACTGCGATGACCACCAAATTTGATTACATTGCTTGTATATTTTGGAAGGATACGGCCACAATGTTATGCTTTGatgttattttccaaaaagACCATCACCCAATACCCCCGCATTagtaacatttttttattttaggtttATTTTTTGACGGTTGAACATTATCAAGATGTCGTGGAGGAGAGGGCAATTTTAAACATGTGTGGATACCCTATGTGTGATAACAAACtagaaaatgtaaacaaaattcGCTTTGGTATTCAGGCTTAGCATACTCGATGGTTGGTAGACTTACCACTGACTGATGTGCTGTTTTTGTGATTCTTGCATTTGGTTTAGGTTCCACGTCAGCAGTATAAGATTTCTGGAAATAAAGTCTATGATTTAACCCAGCGAAAGAATTTCTGCAGTAACTTGTGTTATCGATTGTCAAGTCACGTGCAAAATCAGATTCTAACTTCTCCACTTTGGCTGCGAGATCCAGAGAAGTACATTATAATCTCTCTTCATTGTTATTCGTATAAcagtaaatttaaaagtaCTTTTAGAGTTTCCGTCTAAAGTGCGCAATTGATGTCACATTGTACTCAATGTTTTTAGTTCTATGATATCTTGTTAATTTACTTGGAACCGTGTGCTATAATTTGCCATCATTCCTAAGTTATTCAAGTCATCTTATTTTCAGAATAACACCAATAACGTTGGAGACATCTGGTGTCGGATTACAAGGAGATCGAGTCATTCTGCGGCATGTTGCAGTTGACACAAACACACATATACAGCACTGCGGTGAGATTTCCATGCATAGTCATATTTTTTGCAACAGCCATGTGATTGCATTGATCACAACTTTTTGTAAAGCTGCAATGGCATATAACAGTTAGGTATATCAGTGACTTGCTTTGTGAcaagttttttgtgttttaaactTCACCAATTTTCGATGATGCAGAGTCCAATCAAGGTGGTAATGACATTGATGAATCTGACAATCGTGAAGTGAGATTTGCTGAAGAATCATATTCAGATTCTGCAAATCACGCCTCCCATCCTCTTCCCAAATCTTCATCAGCATCCTCGACTAAATCATCAACTCAAAGAAAGATCCTGTCACTCGCGCAACAAAAAGCACAACTGGAGCTGATGTTTAAGAAGCTACTTTCTGTCTTGCAAGAATGGATCACAAAAGAGTCTCTGATTTATCTAAAATATTGCTCTTGGAATGTGGACGAGGTAAATGGTGTAGTTTTACCTAAGATGAATATGTTATGGACAACAAGAGTAACACTTTTCCCTGAAGTAGGTGGAGTAAATGATTGCCATTACAGTGTAGAGTTTTGAGAAAATGAGCGTGTTCTATCACTTGTTAAACTTCGACTGCTCAGGAGAAATGCACCAACACTTGTGACgtgacaaagaaaaacattgaaataagCGAAGAGGAGAGAAGAAAGAGGAACAAAATAAGATTACTCGAGGAGAGACTTCACAGAGTTGTTGTTGGGAATTCACCAGCAGCTGGTACCATAAATTGTTGTTGCAACCTTTTCACATATGCACTCAGTGCAACTTTCTGAGCCACAGAACAATCTTTGAAAGATCTGTATTCAATTTAGGGAGTAATGAAGAGTTGcatatattttgcaatttgtttatgaATTTCAGGCAAGCAGGAAGAGAGTAAGGCCGGTGAATTAGAAGCAGTTCACATCTTCTCAGAGAGAGTGGAACGCTTCTACGGTGGCCAGTTGGAATATCGAGAGCAGACTTCAAGAAAAATACCAAAACATTCTGAGGTTTGTGACAACCGTCATGCAAAGCCTCATTATGAATTGGTTATCATccaacagcaaattttatttgttacctGTCATGTTTTTGATTAACTGAAATCAAAGGGTTAATGAGGTTACAGGACAAAAGCTTGTTACGTTAtgcttttattgaaattaatacAATATTGAAGTTTTATATTTCAATAGAAATTCCATTCACccatttattttaaagaatgCAGATAAAGGTGCTGTTTTTATGCGGCCTCCAGTTGACTCAGTAAATCAAGCAGTTATAAGGAGGAAAATCCTGCATCAGAAAATTTCCAAAGTGTAAGTTTTAGCATGATGCTATGAAAAGGAAGTTTCGAAGCCTCTGTATATCCAGCTGTGAAATTATGATAGATGCAAACTAGATTTTAGTTTACTActgaatgaaatttttttaacaattttctgtttatttcagcaTGCATGATATACTGCCTACCTTACCATCGACTGTTTTGTCACACGATCTTAAAGAACTTATAGCATCATTTCGGTATTGACATGTTAATTAAAacgtaaattttcaaaaatcctCATGTCGTATGTCACCAGTTACCTTCCTGATAATATTGTATTATATCTGCTTGCAGGTTATCAAGCAACaacattgttttgaaaactaaCGAGTACCCAATTATGGCCATTGTGCTCTTACAGTTGTAAGTGAAGTTTCAAACTTAAAGCatacttttttaaacatttactgCGATTcatggtaaaataaaaatataaaataaaataaacgtaaAATATACGTCAGAGCTCCTAAACGACTTGTCTTTACTCATAGAAATTCGTAGACCGTAATTTCatgtcataataataatattttctgattttcAGAATGAGCAAAAGCAATTTAGACGTGAAACAAGCGCTTGGAGCCAACAGCACAGTGATCAACCACATGTTAAAATTATTCACATTGAGCTTAAAGTCGGTTGAACAAGCGCTCGATGCTTTAATTCATGAGCTGATATGACTCTGCAGAGTCAGTGCGACAGGTTTTTTAACGCCTATGAACTTGCTGaactgcttttgttttttgaaaatgtcatGAAATACAAATATAATTCTCTTTTGAAACGACTGCTATACACAAGAACAACAGATCTTACATGAAAACTGTGCAGTACGTATCTACATCATGTGATAGGTTAACGACAGGATTGCAAGATTTGCCCGACCGTGACAAAAACGTCACCTGACAAATGTACGGTATTATTCGAGGTCATGGCAGCGTAAGTTGCTACTGTTAGACAGGTTCAGCATATTGAAGGTAACCAATTGCTTGTGGCCCTATCATTGTATCGGTCTTAGGCGAAAGTAGTCTGACGCAAACACAGTGCTGGGTACAAGAAGTACGTGATATAACGTCACAAATCGTGGTGTTAGCTAGGTTCTTTGCACGATTTTATGTTACAAGTAGCACAGATTTTGGTGTCATattttttgatatattttgttaaaaacgtaaaatacTTCAACGGCAAATCATAAGTGATTGCGGTCCGTTTAATAAGCGTCTCAGGCTGCAACAAATTCTTGTTCGAAACGGAAAAGCGGCGTTAGCAAATAGCTGATAAGTTGGCCTACTGTAAAACGTTTGATGCTGTAGTTACATTTCCTTGTTGCAAGTCTGGCTCTTAACGGTAAAGTTTTTTCCGTTGCTTGCATTAGGTAAGGCCACATGCTGTATATGTTAGCAGTGC comes from the Clavelina lepadiformis chromosome 5, kaClaLepa1.1, whole genome shotgun sequence genome and includes:
- the LOC143459712 gene encoding putative RNA polymerase II subunit B1 CTD phosphatase RPAP2 isoform X1 — translated: MSNADNLGVNDDALFSGKKVTKDVKKKVLSEKKAHEIVQQLLEEKIPESFFTTAVYFLTVEHYQDVVEERAILNMCGYPMCDNKLENVPRQQYKISGNKVYDLTQRKNFCSNLCYRLSSHVQNQILTSPLWLRDPEKITPITLETSGVGLQGDRVILRHVAVDTNTHIQHCESNQGGNDIDESDNREVRFAEESYSDSANHASHPLPKSSSASSTKSSTQRKILSLAQQKAQLELMFKKLLSVLQEWITKESLIYLKYCSWNVDEEKCTNTCDVTKKNIEISEEERRKRNKIRLLEERLHRVVVGNSPAAGKQEESKAGELEAVHIFSERVERFYGGQLEYREQTSRKIPKHSENADKGAVFMRPPVDSVNQAVIRRKILHQKISKVMHDILPTLPSTVLSHDLKELIASFRLSSNNIVLKTNEYPIMAIVLLQLMSKSNLDVKQALGANSTVINHMLKLFTLSLKSVEQALDALIHELI
- the LOC143459712 gene encoding putative RNA polymerase II subunit B1 CTD phosphatase RPAP2 isoform X2 codes for the protein MKLCNNCSKRRYQKASSQLLLVYFLTVEHYQDVVEERAILNMCGYPMCDNKLENVPRQQYKISGNKVYDLTQRKNFCSNLCYRLSSHVQNQILTSPLWLRDPEKITPITLETSGVGLQGDRVILRHVAVDTNTHIQHCESNQGGNDIDESDNREVRFAEESYSDSANHASHPLPKSSSASSTKSSTQRKILSLAQQKAQLELMFKKLLSVLQEWITKESLIYLKYCSWNVDEEKCTNTCDVTKKNIEISEEERRKRNKIRLLEERLHRVVVGNSPAAGKQEESKAGELEAVHIFSERVERFYGGQLEYREQTSRKIPKHSENADKGAVFMRPPVDSVNQAVIRRKILHQKISKVMHDILPTLPSTVLSHDLKELIASFRLSSNNIVLKTNEYPIMAIVLLQLMSKSNLDVKQALGANSTVINHMLKLFTLSLKSVEQALDALIHELI